The following is a genomic window from Branchiostoma lanceolatum isolate klBraLanc5 chromosome 10, klBraLanc5.hap2, whole genome shotgun sequence.
TGCTAAATTTATTCAACTGTACAGACCTGACGTTATATGTAATCGCCTGCTGTTTGTGTTTTACTCAACACCAATCAATACTTGCATCAGCATAGTGTGGGGTTGTGTGAAATAGTTAGCCATTATCCAAGATTACACCATTTCTCAACATTTCTGATGGCCCTTGCCATCCCATgacccgcccccctccccacccacaaagcctgtttttgtgcagtgtgAATTTCTTTTGATAAAAAAGCGGGCAATCTTTAGTCcaataacaaaatacatttttatatgAAGAGAAACGATATGATCTGTAGAGATCTAGTATCAGTCAtcagtatcaaataaattaCTAGTATTGCACGATTATGTTACAATTCATAAACAAATTATTTTTCAAACGGCCCCTCCCCCGTCTAGGGCCTTCGTCTCCAGCTCCGGAAATTTCCACTGGTTTGTTTTTCTTGCAGAATACAACTGCTTCGCCACATGAAACTATGCTTCTGTTGTCTCTTtataatgtttctttttctaaaattcGCCTGGTTTGGAAAATTTTACCAGCTAAAACGTTGAGGATACTGAGAGCCAACCCAAAACATGTGTGACGTTTTGTCTATAATTTTACAGTTTTTCTTCCCTCAGAACAAGAGTAACAGGTCGACTTCTTCTTTCGTACGAAACAAACTAAAGGCCGAACAAAGAGGGGAAGAAAAGAGACCAAAAATACTACATTACAGTGGCGGGAATTTCCATGACACACGACACCAGTACTGTATACTATTCAGTAAACGTTCGAAACAGGACGGCCCGAGTTGGCGAGATTCATGCGTTACTTTCTCGGGAAATATTTCGTTATATTTCTCATTTTTAGGTCAAAGAGCTTCCACTAACCCTCCAGCAATCAGATGGATGGCAGGGTTCCGTTGTGTTGTCATCTTTTCTCATTTCTGGGCCGAGAATCTAGTAGAATTCACGTCCAGGTCTTCTGGTCCACGAGTCGTCTTATAAAATAAATCCCACAAAGACGAGAGCACGCAGAATGGGTGAATGGCgcgctctgattggtcgaaATTTAGATTATTCAAAATACCAgccgctgattggtcaatctcTTTTAGCCGTAGGAAATTTCCAGTGGTTCATACCACGTGAAGTctttgctctgattggctggccgGAGGCATGTCCACATGACAGACGCATGGTAAACAGAGACGCCCTTCACATGCCCCCCTTATCATCTGCACGTTTTTGCCCTACCCTGTTcgttttgtatgtttattttccaGTGTTTGTCGACTTTTTGATGATAAGCAAGGATATTTGATAAGAATATTAAACGGGGACCCTTTGTGACCTTGCTTTGTGACTTAATTCTTCCGTGATGTCATGATAGTATCTGTCAACAGGTTACAAAACACGTCACGTGCACTATAGTGCTAGCAGTAGCACTCGTGGGCTCGCAGCTGAGCTGAGGGagatgttgttgatgttgtactTGGAGCTCGGCCAGATTGCCTAAGGTGTGGATGATCGTCTTATAGACTGACAACGAGTAAGACTCTGCAGCTCTGGTAGGGCAAGGTTGGGTCCAAGTCCAAATACCCTCCGTAAAAAAGATTAATTAATGGAGACCCATCACACATGTCACAACACGTTTATTTGGAGACTCCAGGGGCATCCAAAAGGAGGTGGGGTCAGGGGGTGTGAATGTGGGGTGGGCCAGAGGGCCTTGAAGGGTCAGGTGTCCTTTGACCATTCACCAAGGAGCTATTTAAGGACACCAGTAACCTAAATTGCCAACTGGGCATATAAAGACACCAGGCCTTTAAAGACACATACAAGAGGTGACCTGATCTCATCTTCCATCAGATAAAAGGAAAATCAGACACCATCCTTAGCTTCTATCTCATCTGACACACAATTCTTTGAATTGAAAGATATTGAAACAACCGGAAAATACTACATTTAACCTTTCAGTACCCGTTTTGATCTGTAAAATTAACGATGATATCAGAAACACTCAGGTCACATTGGAATGTCACTTGATATGTCATGATTGAACTCAATACCTGACCTGGATACAAAAATAGCCTAATCTcctcaaggaggttataggcagATCTCCTGTGTCCATAACAACTCAGGATAGTAGATTACATCAATGAGGTTTTAGGCACTTGTTAGAAGAAGGATGAACTATGATCTCCCAAATATTTCTGTGTCATGCTATGAACACTAAAGATCACTAAATAAGCTTCTATATAAAAGACAATTGTTTAAATGTAGCTCCTAAAGCTTATACCTAACTCACACACAAAAGACAAGTATGAAACAATCATGTAAGGGGTTTTGAGAACTTGAAACCCCTCATTTACTTTAAATaacattgtatttcattttgtgtCAAGTTCGCACAACCCCCTGACATTCAGAAAAGATCAGAAGATCTAGTCCTGCCTgcctgccccccacccccccctcACCCTCACACAGGAGGATTTCAAAATTGCTCATGCCggaatcaatgttgtgtcaACAAGGTGGAAAACAGCCATCATATCAAGTACAAACATGTAGTTACTTAGTTAGTCACATGAGCAGGTAGCTGGAGGCAGCTGTGTCAGTAATTTACCACTCAGGTATACAGGATGTGTGTTAGAATCtaccattttgtttttattagaGGGGCCAGATTTCCTTAAGTGTTtataaaattgaaattttatcaTTCCTTCTCATGTCAATTATGCATCGATATAATAAGTCACAGATCAATCTTTCCAGTCTACAGATATTGTCAAATTTATCAACTTACAGGGAAAAATGTACATCCCTCCGAAATGCCAATGGTATGATCCATTAAAGAGCAACAAGATGTCATGGTGCAGCAGAAGTATGTAGTCCAGTGGCTCCCATTGCCTGAAACTGTTCGGAGACTGACTGACATCAACCTCAACATGAGGAGGAAACATGCTGTGATCCTCCTTGCCACATTCTGTCTTATATCTTGTCTCACAGGTAAATTTATGATAACAATTCAATATACTATTTTATATAAATGACAAAGTGTTTGGCAACCTTtactgaacgctttgctgccccgacggctgactaagctatgggagagagtgagtgagagtgagtgagtttagCATCATCAGTAGTTTTTAACTGATGAAATGTTATCTTCTCCCGTATCAATGTTAAAGAATTATTGtaatattttttcatgtttcagtTTTCCTGATCTCCACCTGGGTCTATGAGGATCCCCAAGGGAAGACAAGAGGACGACACCCCAAATATGCCACCAGCCAAAGAGTCTTGAAGATTGAGAACCGGGACTCCAGGGAACGGGACAGCATTCACACACCAAACAGGCATCCATCTTTTGGGCAACAGTTCCTTGAAGAATACTGCAACGTTCCCAATGCTTCTGTTTCTGGAGAGGAaggtattacatgtatctatcatcatcatcatcatcgttcatccggATTACTCCGGAGGgatacagtcaataaagttcttccagtacaatttgtccttcatggcggaaaATAACTCAGAACCTGAGAACTCTATGGTCTTTTTGAACCTCTTGACATAaaggaacccaacacacatagagcgagaagagtaggggtgacacACAACTACTAGTTGAAATAGCATCATCACCTCCATTGAGGATGACTGCATTACCTTTTGATACTGCGGAGTACATATTCTAATTGTAACTATAAATTAGAGTCATTTTACATTCTGCAAGAAATGTTACTCATAGTATTTATAAGGAGCAGTGACATacatgagggaggggggctgacatcttgtatcttgtctgGACATCGACCCTTTGTGTGTACAATGGTATGTTTGCATGGAATCCAACTGTAAGTATGATTAGCTGAAGTTCCTGCCAAAGTGTGTCAATGGTCATATCTTAAAACTGGGGGTACCATACCTCATCAATTACATGACCCTTGCATGTAAAGTTGTTAACAGATGACTTTATGAGACTGGATCTTTTCCTCTTTTCCTTGCAGGTGAGGCGCCGCCTGGTTACCAGTTGGAGTCGGTTCAGCTCCTGATACGCCATGGCGACAGAACGACACAGTACGCTATCCCGGGGCTCGGCCTGGAACCGTGGAACTGTAAACTTGATCCTGACAGGTCGCCCTCCCACTCCAAACTCCCAGCATTCATTAAGAGTGTTTCAGCTTTGAACCCTGAGCGGCTAGACAAACCATTGCACATGTACTCTGCCTACCCACAAGCGAAGGTGTGTAAGTATGGTCATCTAACACAGCAAGGGGTCGTACAGCATCTATACAATGGTGAACATCTCCACAACGTGTATATCAAGAAGTGGAAGCTGCTTTTGCCCACCTGGAATAGAAGTGATGTTCTTCTTATGACCACACAGATGAGTCGGACATACCACAGTGCCATGGCTTTCTTGTACACGTTCCTACCAAAGTTTGATGCTGCAAATTGGTTCCTGCATGCAGTCAACAGCCTCGTGTTTTGTCATGGCGGAAAAGACTGCAAATGTTCCTCCAAGGTGATGTACTTTCGTAAGGAAGCATCCAGGTATGCTCATCGCACAGAGTCCAGAGAAGGGGTAGCACGCGTGCTTAAAGAAATTGCACACACCTTTGGGATGACTCGGTCGCAGCTCGGCTCGCTCACACACGTACTTGACCTCTTCAACACCCATCTGTGTCACAAAATTGATCTTCCTTGTGGTAAAAAGACTTGTCTTAAGATGGAGCAGTTCGAAACCCTCATCAAACACTTCATAGAAAATAATCGGATGAGGGCAGAGGAAGGGGTCTTTGCTAGTTATGCTGCTTTAGAAATGAATCCTATGTTGTCAGATATTGTATCATCGATGGAGAGATTTGCCGCAGGAGAGGATGGGGTACCCAAGTTTGTACTTTACTCAGGACACGATGTTACGGTTTCTCCGCTTCTCTACGCGCTGGGCATCCCTGAAACAAAATGGTGCCCCTACGCCACGAGAGTCGTGTTTGAGCTGTGGCGTGCCAGTGCGGGCAGCGCCCGCTATGTACGTGTGTTGTACAACGGGGTAAACGTGACAAACCAGCTGAAGTTCTGTGCTGGTAGCACTGAGGATGTAATGTGCCCGCTAGAATCATTCGCTTCCTTTGTCAAGAAAGGGGTATTCCAGCAATTTGGTGCAGACAGCTATCAAGATGCTTGTATGAAAATGCCATGATTCTACCACTTTTATGCTTTACCACAAAGCTTTTAGTAATCTAAGAGGACCAAGTAGGCTTTGTTCAtgacttttattcattttgaggAAATTATTAATTTATGTATGAGACATATCAATTATTGCAAAGCAAGATGTTGCAAAACAAGGGTTCCATCCTTGATATTGTAGAAGGATATTCAAAGTATGAATCTTGATCTGTATGTATATGCGGTCACTGGCATATTGTCATTGTTGTAAATTTGGCTTTGAAGAAGTTCAAATATCTGTACGTACAGCAATATTAGTGCAAGAGATATATCATACTGTATGAATAAGGCATTCTTGGGATTAACTAGGGAAATGATACATTTATGTACCGAAATATTGCCCAAGTAACagaaaaatagactaaaaaatCTGATATTTTCAAAAGGATTATTGTAAGCTTCTCCAAATAAAGTAAAGGCTTGATAGTACCAACTTACCAAGTATTTGTGGTCTGTTGTACAAATCTTGTGCTTTATAAACATAAGATACTGAATGTTCTGTTAATTTCTGTATATCAAGGTCAGTTATTGATTTAGGTGATTCCCACCATTTCCCACCCAAGGAACAATACAAAGGCGCTCTCTAGCGGTTGAGTAAAGTACGACAGCCAACGCGTATGCTTGCGAATACTTGCGAAGAATTACCGTATTTTTCCCAAGAATTATagattactagtatgtttgttttcattacttTTGTTTCTTGTAGCCAGGATAGTAAACACGGTAAACAATTGCAAGGTAAAGTGAACAGCCAGAACTACttgcgcgcatggcgctctttTGAAATGGAACCCAACAGTATCAAAGCGACCGACTCTCAGATGTCTCCCGATAGATATGCTTAGAAGTTAGGAAAAATCTTCATGTCGTTTCTGGGGGTAGTTATGTTTTTATTGGTATTTCCAAGGACATCAATATTAAAAAATATTCGTATTTCTGTACGTCTGATGACCGACATCTATGGGCCGGGCGGGGAATTCAATCGGAGAGGAGAAATTCGTTCATTTCACCATTTTTTCTTACACAGTCTGATGGCTAAAGTAGGAAAGAGATGATATTGTACACGTACAACGACGATGCAATAAGGTAAACCTTACTCTTTAGGCAGTGGTAACCCCCGCGCGGGCGCATAGATATATAAGTACATAAGTTCAGTTTTATTAATTAGTCAGACGAATATATAAGGTTTAGACTGTGACTTATTTTTCAGATACTCCTGCCGGAATAAAACTACGAGAAAATGATAGAATGCAATATGGCCCTTCACATATCACGTTACATGATATCAATCAAGTAacatatgtatgtataacaTAAGTAGACGAACATGTTGAATATAGAAGTCGCGCAAAGAAAAAGACATTCTTCATAtgacaaatgtaaatgtaatacaCATAACGTTACCCATTTTACCGCGTCGAGACGTCGATTTTTCCCATCAATCTACTTTCACATTAGGAAATAAAGGCGCTTGTAATTTGATAGGGATGATAAAGTGCCAGCCAATCGCAAAACGTTAAAGCAAAAAGCCTTTTGATCGGTTTTGTAGTTCCGAATTAGATGGCTGTGCAAACAGCCGTGAGCCGCGCACGCGCGAACCGgccagagaaaaaaacaacatggcggTCTCTGACGTCTAGCGGCAAGCCCTCATATGGAAAACAAAGCACGCACATCCAATGCGTGAGATGCCACCAGGTGAGATAATTACGTAGACTTTGAATTTTTCATACATCGTTGAAATTTTGATAGCGAATCGTGatagtgtttcaaattttcacTTGGAATGCGAGCGGCGTCATCCAACCAAAACGGCCTGTTTATATGTCTTggaataacgttacatatgccTCACCTTTTATATATGCCAtcgttttttttacacagttcTATTTTCTACGAAATATTTTCAAGAGAGGATAAATTTTCTGTCGCATCCTTAATTTTTCAGAGCCGACTACACCTGTTTGTTGATGGTGGACTGGGGTACAGGTGCATTGGGTGTGCATGGGGGTCACGGGATATCGATTTGTCTAGCAGTGCGGCCTTTTTACTGGGATCCCAAAGGAAGAATTGTGAACTGAGCGAACGATGAAGTCAGCCCGGCGTTTGGTGGGATTTCTAGGCCTTGCTGCGTTAGGAATGGTCGCTTTCTGTGAGTATTTCGTCTCCACCTTGGCTAGTAAATATCGTGTGTAATTGTATTTAAGGGTACCTGACCAAGCTGACCTACTTTGTAATCAATCGCTCTAAGTGGGGGGATGTTTTTTGTACGGTAGCACTGGTGTCCAGTGACCGGTGTCAAATTACCCTGTGGAATTAATTGCATTATTATATATTCACGAAACGTAGTGAAATAGCTTGCGTTTCTCTGTCTCTAGATCGAGCTATTCAATGCGAGAATTCTTCTTGTGCATATGGTGACGATATGCGTCACTTAATAGGTCGGTGGGATATTAAGGATGTTTcataattcaaaacatattcatGATTATTAAAGTGCTTTATATGCCATTGTCCTCTCACGTATTCTATGAAGGTCACTGTCTGTGGGGCGATATGGCGTATTCTTGTCCAGAAATTCTACTGAAAACACATCAGACGAAGTCTGACGGTCTTGAGTACATACAGGCTTCCTTTGTATATTTGCAGGGTTGTCACTTTTGTTTGCCCCGTATAGTTTACTTATCAACATTCCAGTCATACTTGAAGTGTCGCAGTCTTTACGTGTAGGAAGGGTGACTTCAAATGTTACCaacattattgttattttgactttgttttcaatCAGTAGTTCATGGTTCAAATGTTTCCAATATCCCGTTAACAAATTCTGTAAACAGCAACATACCGCACGGTCCGCACCTACCCAATGAAGGGCTGGGTTACACACATAACTCATTTAGAAGCTTGCCATTTGATTGCGTCACGTTAAATGTCGTTAAACTTGAAAAAAGGACCCAAGcaattagggcccgaaaattagattttgaaagtcaatttatttagtcatttctatacatgattagttcaaacaacattatcacaatatatagcgacatccatgatgcaaaaaaagaTGACGTCGGtttgatgtgagaactcactgtaAATCGtcgcgttttttttttgtaggctcgcgagactaagggaatcattgtgCTGCtcgtttttgcgtggttttaaactgtgaagttattacgcaaatgtgcttaacagtgttagttaatgtcactaccatacagatttcagcattttttttcatttccattttttgggccctactATTGCTTTGGTTGACAATTTTGATGTTCCTACCCCTACTCACAGACGGCGTTATTCATTTCGACCTCGCGCAATTGGTGAATCTCAAGTCAGCGCAGTCCACACGTGTGTTCCACCTAAACACTACAGAGCATGCGCACCCCAAGTCGTTTGACGTCACCACACCGAACGACGCGCCTGCGCAGGACATGCCCGAGGTGGTGCGGTGGTACTGTAACACTCCAAAAGCACTGGAAGGCGAAGAAGGTTTGTATTGACctatcctaactgtcaatcacaattattaGTCCAACCAATGATAGTATGACAATTAACGGTTCGACTAATAAGAGAATGGTTGCTTGTCCGTCAAATATAtagcattttcatgttttcattttgcatttctatattCTGACGGAGGTGTGCGGGGTTATAGGATAGGTCAATAGACTATAAGTCTTCAAACAAATACGATATACTAAGAATAGTATCACAATGTAcgcagtattctccaagcagaggttagaggGGAGATCCTTATCATCATGTTTATGCCCCACTTTCTGGCGGCTGTCAGAAAGCGGGGTAGTCAGAAGAAGGTAACGATCTCCTctataacatctgcttggagagtacactgtacgTACACGAAAACTAGCTGAACCTTTAGAATGtcgtttcagcaccagggacagggccaggGTTAGGTCCTATCTAACCGGCATCAAAACTACACGTTTTCTACAGGTATGCGAATGTTGTAAACGCTGTATAGGCCaggaaaaagtacaaaatactATAGAAAAGGGTATCATTCTACCAGCGAAACTGGTGGCGTTTTGCAAGTGAATAAATCGTGTAGTCATCTGCTATCTTGCTTTAGGTATGTTCAGGTGGAAGTTGTTCTTAGCAgtacatgtagcgtatgtaccccgacttgtagcgtatgtaccccgacctgtagcgtatgtaccccgacctgtggcgtatgtaccccgacttgtagcgtatgtaccccgacctgtagcgtatgtaccccgacctgtagcttatgtaccccgacttgtaacgtatgaagcccgacctgtagcgtatgtaccccgacctgtagcgtatgtaccccgactttaagcgtatgtaccccgacttgtggcgtatgtaccccgacctgtagcgtatgtaccccgacctgtagcgtatgtaccccgagtgtagcgtatgtaccccgacctaaagcgtatgtaccccgacttgtagcgtatgtaccccgacttgtagagtatgtaccccgacttgtagcgtatgtaccccgacttgta
Proteins encoded in this region:
- the LOC136442835 gene encoding 2-phosphoxylose phosphatase 1-like is translated as MVQQKYVVQWLPLPETVRRLTDINLNMRRKHAVILLATFCLISCLTVFLISTWVYEDPQGKTRGRHPKYATSQRVLKIENRDSRERDSIHTPNRHPSFGQQFLEEYCNVPNASVSGEEGEAPPGYQLESVQLLIRHGDRTTQYAIPGLGLEPWNCKLDPDRSPSHSKLPAFIKSVSALNPERLDKPLHMYSAYPQAKVCKYGHLTQQGVVQHLYNGEHLHNVYIKKWKLLLPTWNRSDVLLMTTQMSRTYHSAMAFLYTFLPKFDAANWFLHAVNSLVFCHGGKDCKCSSKVMYFRKEASRYAHRTESREGVARVLKEIAHTFGMTRSQLGSLTHVLDLFNTHLCHKIDLPCGKKTCLKMEQFETLIKHFIENNRMRAEEGVFASYAALEMNPMLSDIVSSMERFAAGEDGVPKFVLYSGHDVTVSPLLYALGIPETKWCPYATRVVFELWRASAGSARYVRVLYNGVNVTNQLKFCAGSTEDVMCPLESFASFVKKGVFQQFGADSYQDACMKMP